From Mumia sp. ZJ1417:
GAACAGACCCTTCGCACCGGGTGAGGCGAGCTGGGTGCAGGTGTTGCGTGCGCCTGCGGACTGACCGGCGAGCGTGACGTTGTCGGGGTCACCGCCGAAGGAGCGGATGTTCTTCTGAACCCACTTGAGCGCTGCCTGCTGGTCGAGGATCCCGAAGTTGCCGGCGGCACCGTCGCGGTTGTCCTGGTTGATGCCGTTGGTGTAGAGCCAGCCCATCGCCCCGAGGCGGTAGTTGATGGTCACGAAGACGACGTCTTGCTTCGTGACGAACTTGTCGGGGTTCGTGTCGCGTCCCGCGCCGCCGGTGTTGCCGCCGCCGTGGTTCCAGACGAAGACGGGGAGCTTCTTCTTCGAGCTGTTCGTGGGGCGGTAGACGTTGAGGTAGAGGCAGTCCTCGGTCAACGTCACTTCTTCGTACCCCGGATCCCAGCCGCTGCCCTGGACGCAGGAGCCGCCGAACTCGGTGGCGTCCCTGACGCCGCGCCACGACTCGGCGCTCTGTGGCGCCTTCCACCGCAGGTTGCCGACGGGTGGCTCGGCGTACGGGATGCCTTTGAACGAGGTGACCATGGACTTGGCCTCACCCCGGACCTGTCCCTTGTCGGTGCGAACCACCGGATACTGGCCCGCGTACTCGCCGCCGGCGTCGTGGCGGATCGTGGTGACGACCCCTGATGCGGCTGGAATACCGACGGCGACGAGCGCCGCGCCGGAGACCGCTGCGAGCAGTGTTGAGTGGAGTCTTCTCATGGATGCTTCCTCTCTACTGGTGGTCTTGGTCCCGAGAGCCGTGCCGCCATCGGCACGAGATCGTGGAGTCGCGTCAGCCCTCCCATGACGCGAAGGGCTGCGGCAGGAAGGCGACGCGGGTGACGAAGTCCTTGAGCAGGAGCCGCCACACGTTCCAGTTGTGGCCGCCGTGGACGAAGTCGGGCGTCACCGGGACGCCCGCGTCGACGAAGGTCGAGACTTCCATCGCGGGCCCCGTGTGGAAGTTGTTGAAGCCCTTGGCGAAGATGACGTCCTGCCATCCGGCGCCGATGAAGACCGAGACCTTCTTCAGCGCGGTGACTTGCTCGTCCGAGAGCGTCTGCCCGGGAGCCAGGCCGGCGCTCATCATGCCGTAGTAGCCGAACTGCTCGGTGTCGTTCAGCATCAGGTGGTTGGTGATGCGGCCACCTGCCGAGAGTCCCGAGAAGGCGCGGTCGGCGGCGGTTGTTGAAACGTGATAGCGATCTTCGACCCACGGGATGATGCGGTCGATGAGGTCTGATCGGAAGGCGGCGTTGTCGGTCGATGCCGGGTAGCCGTTGGCGTTCGGCATGACGACTACCATCGGGACGACCTCGCCGGTGGCGATGAGGTTGTCCATGATGTTCTTGACGTCACCCTGTGTGCTCCACCCCATCTCGTTCTCCCCTCCGCCGTGATTGAGGTAGAGCGTCGGATACGGCTCGGAGCGGCGCGGGTCGTAGGACGGCGGGGTGTAGACCACGAGCCGGTTCTCGTCGACCGGCGTGACGTGTCCGGGCGAGCTGTACGTGGCGATGCGCAGCTTGCCCTGCTTCTTCGCCGGCGCCTGCCATGAGTAGTCGACGGTGCCGAAGCGGCTGTCGGAGGGCACATAGACCTGGCTGTTGGGGACGGCGGATCCCGTCACGGTGTCGTTCTTCTCGTTCCACGGTGCGTTGCTCGGGTCAGAGACCGGGGTGCACCCAGCACCGTTGTCCGTCGGGCAGTCGACGAAGAAGGCGTAGGTGAAGACGCCGGACGGCAGAGGAGTCGTGAAGGTCCAGACGCCGTTGCGTTCCTTCGCCATGTCGTTGACCGGGAAGTTCGGGTCGGTCGAGTTCGGGTAGGGCATCGGGGCGTCGCCAGGCCGCCAGTCGAGGGGCAGGATGCCTTGCGACTCCACCGTGTGGTCTGGCGTGCTCGCGACCTGCGGGAGGGCGCTCGGTCGGACGAAGGACCACTCGCCCTTGATCTGCACCCGTGATGCTGTCGGGGCGTAGTAGCGGAAGGTCACCGAGTAGCCGGTGGGCGCCTTGCCGGTGTGCTTGAGGACGGGGCTGGTGCCAAGGCGTCGGTCGTGGCCGCCGCGGTCCGCAGGGGTCGCTGCATGTCCCGCGACGACGACGGTCAGCGCGCTGGCGCCGAGGATGGCCGCCGCGGCGCGAAGTCCGTTGCGCCAGAAGGAGCTGGTCGACATCGTTCTGCCTCTCGGTGGTGTGCCGATGGACGCGTACGTGATGTACGCCACGTAAACGGGAAGTTAGGCGGCTCTGATGTGGCCGTCAAACCGTGAAGTCTGCAGAGCG
This genomic window contains:
- a CDS encoding alpha/beta hydrolase-fold protein; its protein translation is MSTSSFWRNGLRAAAAILGASALTVVVAGHAATPADRGGHDRRLGTSPVLKHTGKAPTGYSVTFRYYAPTASRVQIKGEWSFVRPSALPQVASTPDHTVESQGILPLDWRPGDAPMPYPNSTDPNFPVNDMAKERNGVWTFTTPLPSGVFTYAFFVDCPTDNGAGCTPVSDPSNAPWNEKNDTVTGSAVPNSQVYVPSDSRFGTVDYSWQAPAKKQGKLRIATYSSPGHVTPVDENRLVVYTPPSYDPRRSEPYPTLYLNHGGGENEMGWSTQGDVKNIMDNLIATGEVVPMVVVMPNANGYPASTDNAAFRSDLIDRIIPWVEDRYHVSTTAADRAFSGLSAGGRITNHLMLNDTEQFGYYGMMSAGLAPGQTLSDEQVTALKKVSVFIGAGWQDVIFAKGFNNFHTGPAMEVSTFVDAGVPVTPDFVHGGHNWNVWRLLLKDFVTRVAFLPQPFASWEG